One stretch of Dissulfurimicrobium hydrothermale DNA includes these proteins:
- a CDS encoding CCA tRNA nucleotidyltransferase, with product MNEIIPDMSLILDELRAVSQTYEVYVAGGPVRDWLLGRRCADIDLVVPRDALKTASSFAGFTGGAFVPLDAEEGVARVVFSGLVLDFSQFRHGAATICEDLKERDFTINAMAVSLDKVLCLLDSVAQPSARLDTSLIIDPTGGLYDLENGRIKAISLKNLQDDPLRVLRAYRFQAQLGFELESDTVKWIDQARDGLLSVSSERISYELRLIMTTGRAAGVFAEMAQGGLLFLLFPELKAMEGVDQPGFHHLDVLGHSLETLRAVEELIMDPCVKFTSCSALTDWVVQNQEKVVCLKWAALFHDVGKPVCRGKKNGRVTFYHHDETGAALIMGIGRRLKWPRRDTDFAVRLVGLHMRPFHLLGDLRRGGPSLRAMRRLVMEIEADYPALFLLAMADSIAGCGPLKPPELDFELSILWERVHEFYVGRLAQLRQKKRLLTGHDVIAHFDLRPGPLIGRALDAVEEARLEGIVGSTDEAVSFLETWFKRNNLS from the coding sequence ATGAATGAAATCATACCTGATATGTCATTGATATTGGATGAACTCCGAGCCGTATCGCAGACCTATGAGGTCTATGTTGCAGGCGGTCCCGTAAGGGATTGGCTGTTAGGCCGCAGATGCGCCGATATCGATCTTGTAGTTCCGAGGGACGCCCTTAAAACGGCATCTAGCTTTGCAGGGTTTACAGGCGGGGCATTTGTGCCCCTTGATGCGGAAGAGGGGGTTGCGAGGGTGGTGTTTTCGGGCCTTGTCCTTGATTTCAGTCAGTTTAGACATGGCGCCGCCACCATTTGTGAAGACCTGAAAGAGAGGGATTTTACTATAAATGCCATGGCTGTATCGCTTGACAAGGTCCTTTGTCTCTTGGACAGCGTAGCCCAACCCTCGGCAAGGCTGGATACTTCTCTGATCATCGACCCGACCGGCGGTCTTTACGACCTTGAGAATGGTAGAATAAAGGCGATATCCCTTAAAAACCTCCAAGATGATCCATTGCGAGTACTCAGGGCCTATCGTTTCCAGGCCCAATTGGGTTTTGAGCTGGAATCTGATACGGTGAAGTGGATAGATCAGGCGAGGGATGGACTTTTGTCTGTTTCCTCTGAACGGATCAGCTATGAACTCAGGCTTATCATGACCACAGGCAGGGCGGCCGGCGTTTTTGCTGAAATGGCACAAGGCGGTCTGTTGTTTTTGCTCTTCCCGGAGCTCAAGGCGATGGAGGGTGTTGACCAGCCCGGTTTTCACCACCTTGATGTCTTGGGCCATAGTCTCGAGACATTAAGGGCGGTCGAGGAGCTCATTATGGACCCGTGTGTCAAATTCACGTCTTGCAGCGCCTTGACCGATTGGGTGGTTCAAAATCAGGAAAAGGTAGTGTGCCTCAAGTGGGCCGCCCTTTTCCATGACGTTGGAAAGCCTGTGTGCAGGGGCAAAAAAAATGGCAGGGTCACATTTTATCATCATGATGAGACAGGGGCTGCATTGATAATGGGGATAGGGCGGCGTCTCAAATGGCCGAGGCGCGACACCGATTTTGCGGTACGCCTTGTTGGTCTTCACATGAGGCCATTCCATCTCTTGGGCGACTTGAGGAGGGGTGGGCCATCCCTTCGGGCCATGAGGCGCCTTGTCATGGAGATAGAGGCCGATTACCCGGCGCTCTTTTTACTTGCAATGGCGGATAGCATCGCAGGTTGTGGGCCGCTGAAGCCGCCGGAACTTGATTTTGAGCTCTCCATACTCTGGGAGAGGGTTCATGAATTTTATGTCGGGCGCCTGGCCCAGCTGAGACAAAAAAAACGTCTTCTTACTGGCCATGACGTCATTGCCCATTTCGATCTCAGGCCAGGGCCGTTGATCGGCAGGGCACTGGATGCCGTTGAGGAGGCTAGGCTTGAGGGCATTGTGGGTTCCACAGACGAGGCAGTTTCATTTCTGGAGACATGGTTTAAGAGAAATAACCTTTCTTAG
- the thiC gene encoding phosphomethylpyrimidine synthase ThiC produces MKTQIQYAREGVITKEIKAVSNDEGMDAKDVRSRVASGAIVILNSRTRDQRVVGIGKGLRTKINASIGTSSDIVDIEMEVKKARAAEEEGADTLMDLSTGGDLDEIRKKIIDATTLPVGSVPLYQAFCEASRRRKNPNRLDPEELFDLIERQLADGISFMAIHCGINRFSIERLRRQGYRYGGLVSKGGTFMVSWMEHNNKENPLYEQFDRVVELMKRYDAVLSLGNGMRAGAIHDSHDRAQMAEMIINCELAEIAREMGCQVMIEGPGHVPLDEIEANILLEKRMSDGAPYYVLGPLPADSGAGYDHITAAIGAASSARYGADLICYITPAEHLALPNEDDVREGVRATRLAAHIGDLAKYPGRRDLEKRVAILRRDTRWDEQMDLLMFPQRAKEIRDSRSPRNKKTCTMCGDFCAMERGSLLFKKDIKGDKSI; encoded by the coding sequence ATGAAGACTCAGATCCAATACGCCCGCGAAGGGGTCATCACAAAAGAAATAAAAGCCGTTTCGAATGACGAGGGGATGGACGCCAAGGACGTGAGAAGCCGCGTGGCCTCAGGTGCAATTGTGATATTGAACAGCCGTACAAGGGACCAACGTGTGGTCGGGATAGGCAAGGGCCTGAGGACCAAGATAAACGCCTCCATCGGGACGTCTTCCGACATCGTTGACATCGAGATGGAGGTAAAAAAGGCAAGGGCGGCAGAGGAAGAGGGTGCGGACACCTTGATGGATTTATCGACAGGCGGGGACTTGGACGAGATACGAAAAAAGATCATCGATGCAACCACCCTCCCAGTGGGGAGCGTCCCACTCTATCAGGCCTTTTGCGAGGCCTCAAGGAGACGCAAAAATCCAAACAGGCTTGACCCGGAGGAGCTCTTCGACCTTATCGAAAGACAGCTTGCCGACGGCATCTCGTTTATGGCCATTCACTGCGGCATAAACCGCTTTTCCATAGAACGCCTCAGAAGACAGGGTTACCGCTACGGCGGCCTTGTGTCGAAAGGCGGGACGTTTATGGTCTCATGGATGGAACATAACAACAAGGAAAATCCATTATATGAACAGTTTGACCGCGTGGTTGAACTCATGAAACGCTACGATGCGGTCCTCTCACTTGGAAACGGAATGCGGGCGGGCGCTATCCACGACAGCCATGACCGCGCCCAGATGGCAGAGATGATCATAAACTGCGAACTTGCTGAAATAGCGAGAGAAATGGGATGCCAGGTGATGATCGAAGGGCCCGGACACGTCCCGCTCGATGAGATAGAGGCAAATATTCTTCTAGAAAAGCGTATGAGCGATGGCGCGCCTTATTATGTGCTTGGGCCGCTTCCAGCGGACAGCGGTGCTGGCTACGACCACATAACCGCCGCGATAGGTGCTGCAAGCTCGGCAAGATACGGTGCAGACCTCATCTGCTACATCACGCCTGCCGAACACCTGGCCCTCCCGAACGAAGACGACGTCCGAGAGGGTGTGCGCGCAACCCGCCTTGCGGCCCATATAGGAGATTTGGCCAAATATCCGGGGAGACGCGACCTTGAAAAAAGAGTGGCCATCTTAAGACGCGACACCAGATGGGACGAGCAGATGGATCTCCTCATGTTCCCTCAAAGGGCAAAAGAGATAAGGGACAGCCGCTCTCCGAGGAATAAGAAGACGTGTACCATGTGCGGGGATTTTTGCGCGATGGAGCGCGGAAGCCTCTTGTTTAAAAAAGACATCAAGGGAGACAAATCTATTTAA
- a CDS encoding L,D-transpeptidase family protein, translating to MRLFFIFTLINIFVPRYAFASTCLVIDKARKTLTVLKDKRPAVKVHVSLGIDPDSDKYKVNDAATPEGLYFITYKKPKSRFHRFLGISYPNLINAIRALMGGVISPEEYKKIYTAIKKSEAVPCDTGLGCGIGIHGGGIYRLFDGVPEADWTEGCVALNDKDIDQIFPLVRPNDTVIILNSRRNLYGVIRPFASIIETDKSGFPVCPDGVCTFETGLKTSMGRMLIKIKEGRDGNRSLKVMVFDENGKGPENEPILVLTDQNADGRIGPGDTATGPLAQGKDPQAIYDLIRKVVIDALHKGDIIRHY from the coding sequence ATGCGCCTTTTTTTTATCTTCACGCTCATAAACATCTTTGTGCCAAGATATGCGTTTGCCTCAACCTGTCTAGTAATAGACAAGGCGCGGAAGACGTTGACCGTCCTGAAAGACAAAAGACCTGCGGTAAAGGTGCATGTGTCTCTTGGCATAGACCCTGATTCCGACAAATACAAGGTTAACGACGCCGCCACGCCGGAAGGCCTCTACTTCATCACATACAAAAAACCAAAAAGCCGCTTCCATCGTTTCCTGGGCATATCATATCCAAATCTTATCAACGCTATAAGGGCATTGATGGGAGGGGTCATCTCCCCTGAGGAATACAAAAAAATATACACGGCGATCAAAAAATCAGAGGCTGTCCCCTGCGATACCGGACTTGGCTGCGGGATCGGTATTCACGGCGGCGGTATCTATAGATTGTTTGACGGCGTACCGGAGGCTGATTGGACAGAAGGATGTGTTGCATTAAATGACAAAGATATAGACCAGATCTTCCCATTGGTCAGACCGAACGACACGGTCATAATCCTCAACAGCCGCCGTAACCTCTATGGCGTTATACGCCCATTCGCCTCCATAATTGAGACGGATAAAAGCGGATTTCCTGTATGCCCGGACGGTGTATGTACATTCGAGACAGGCCTTAAGACATCCATGGGGCGGATGTTGATAAAAATCAAAGAGGGCAGGGACGGCAACCGCTCGCTCAAGGTCATGGTTTTCGACGAAAACGGCAAGGGGCCCGAAAATGAGCCCATTTTGGTCCTGACCGACCAGAACGCAGACGGACGGATCGGCCCAGGCGACACCGCAACAGGCCCCCTTGCACAAGGCAAAGACCCTCAGGCCATATATGACCTTATAAGGAAGGTGGTCATTGATGCCCTTCATAAAGGGGATATCATAAGGCATTATTGA
- a CDS encoding alanine-zipper protein: MQKKNAMNRMLSGMFVLVALPYLAGLGGCAASLNKEDKALLESSKQSAEEAKAAAARAEAIDKQLEAMGARLESAASSAEEAAKRADAAANKATDAAERAEAVAKKTERIFEKSLKK; encoded by the coding sequence ATGCAGAAGAAGAATGCGATGAATCGGATGTTGTCAGGGATGTTTGTCTTGGTTGCCCTGCCATACCTTGCCGGGCTTGGTGGTTGTGCGGCTTCCCTAAATAAGGAAGACAAGGCCCTTTTGGAGAGCTCAAAGCAGTCCGCCGAGGAAGCGAAGGCCGCCGCAGCCAGGGCTGAGGCGATAGATAAACAGCTCGAGGCGATGGGGGCTCGTCTTGAAAGCGCTGCATCCAGCGCCGAAGAGGCTGCGAAGAGGGCTGATGCGGCTGCCAACAAGGCAACCGATGCGGCGGAACGCGCAGAGGCGGTGGCAAAGAAGACCGAGCGCATCTTCGAGAAGTCCCTCAAGAAGTAG
- a CDS encoding L,D-transpeptidase family protein, which translates to MKRTKLYTSSTTFFISIFCWMASIQNAFALRSFVLTPDSTIYGTTRWVKINKGDTLLDIAREFDLGYNQITSANPGIDPWIPPKDRLVLIPWAFVLPQDRISSGIVVNLAEMRLYYFFSNGGHDYFITAPVGIGQEGFLTELGVYTIKSKTPNPTWVVPASIRAMEPNLPPEVPPGPDNPLGDYIFRLSRLEYGIHGTNKPFGVGRRVSHGCIRMYPEDIAALYPIVPQGTMVRVTYEPIKVGWGNGKCWVQVFDDFDNKIADPLKEAMKRLLQCETAMGPLEIDFAALDKALKEKSGVPMAVASPKNGQ; encoded by the coding sequence ATGAAACGTACTAAACTTTATACTTCAAGCACAACCTTCTTTATCTCCATCTTCTGCTGGATGGCCAGCATACAAAACGCATTTGCCCTACGGTCGTTTGTCTTGACGCCCGACAGCACCATCTATGGGACGACAAGATGGGTCAAGATAAACAAAGGAGACACGCTGCTCGACATCGCGAGGGAGTTCGACCTGGGTTACAATCAGATTACATCGGCAAACCCGGGGATAGACCCATGGATACCGCCAAAAGACAGGCTAGTACTGATCCCATGGGCATTCGTCCTGCCGCAGGATAGGATAAGCTCAGGCATAGTAGTGAACCTGGCTGAGATGCGCCTTTACTACTTCTTCTCGAACGGCGGCCACGATTACTTTATTACCGCCCCAGTGGGCATAGGACAGGAAGGATTCCTTACAGAACTCGGCGTTTATACAATAAAGAGCAAGACCCCGAACCCCACATGGGTCGTGCCCGCCTCCATCAGGGCCATGGAACCCAACCTCCCGCCTGAGGTCCCACCTGGGCCTGACAACCCGCTTGGCGACTATATCTTCCGCCTCTCCCGTCTGGAATACGGGATACACGGGACAAATAAGCCTTTCGGGGTGGGCAGGCGTGTAAGTCATGGATGTATCCGCATGTATCCTGAAGACATAGCCGCCCTCTACCCGATTGTGCCGCAAGGAACGATGGTGAGGGTCACCTATGAACCCATCAAAGTAGGCTGGGGGAATGGCAAATGTTGGGTGCAGGTCTTCGATGACTTTGACAACAAAATAGCAGACCCGTTAAAAGAGGCCATGAAAAGGCTTCTGCAGTGTGAAACAGCCATGGGTCCGCTTGAAATAGACTTCGCGGCCCTCGATAAGGCCTTGAAAGAAAAAAGTGGTGTACCCATGGCTGTCGCCAGTCCAAAAAATGGACAGTAA
- a CDS encoding phosphotransacetylase family protein: MTKSIYVTSTQNFSGKSALCAGLINRFQKKGLKTGYMKPLSTNPKIVDGKAIDEDAAFIKTTFKLADPIEAMSPTILNNRVIEDVLKGMTIDFPAAVNAAFNIIADGKDIVILEGGASLREGWFVNLAPVQTGPSLSARSLVVVPFETEMQVLDDLITAQIRLGDSMVGAVINRVNVSKIETVHGLIRPYLEKRGIAVLGVLPKEKLLTAASVEEFLEGLGGDVLCAKKRLDELVENIMIGAMSFESALRFFRRKRNKAVITGGDRPDIQLAALETSTKCLILTGGLRPSPMIIGKAEEAGVPVILTNLDTMGAIEVIENFFGKSHFHQPKKLSHLDGLLKERMDFMRLDSLLGIK, from the coding sequence ATGACAAAAAGCATATATGTAACCTCTACCCAGAACTTTTCCGGTAAAAGCGCCTTATGCGCCGGACTTATCAACAGATTTCAAAAAAAGGGGCTGAAAACCGGCTATATGAAGCCTCTCAGCACCAATCCCAAGATTGTGGATGGAAAGGCCATAGACGAAGACGCCGCCTTTATAAAAACAACTTTCAAGCTTGCTGACCCAATTGAGGCCATGTCCCCTACCATATTGAACAACCGCGTAATCGAAGATGTCCTTAAGGGTATGACGATTGACTTCCCTGCAGCCGTAAACGCCGCCTTTAATATTATAGCCGACGGAAAAGACATAGTTATACTTGAAGGCGGGGCCAGCCTCAGGGAAGGATGGTTCGTAAACCTGGCCCCGGTACAGACAGGACCCTCGCTCAGTGCAAGGTCCCTGGTGGTAGTGCCGTTTGAAACAGAGATGCAGGTGCTGGATGACCTGATAACGGCGCAGATCCGCCTTGGAGATTCCATGGTTGGCGCCGTAATCAATCGGGTCAACGTCTCAAAGATCGAGACTGTCCATGGACTCATAAGGCCCTATCTTGAAAAAAGAGGTATAGCCGTGCTCGGTGTGCTGCCTAAAGAGAAACTTTTGACGGCTGCAAGCGTAGAAGAATTTCTTGAAGGACTTGGAGGTGATGTACTCTGTGCAAAAAAAAGGCTAGACGAACTGGTTGAGAATATAATGATAGGAGCGATGAGCTTTGAAAGCGCCCTTCGGTTTTTCCGCAGAAAACGGAACAAGGCGGTAATAACCGGTGGAGACAGGCCGGATATACAGCTTGCAGCGCTTGAAACCTCCACGAAATGCCTCATACTTACTGGTGGACTTCGTCCAAGTCCGATGATCATAGGAAAGGCCGAAGAGGCTGGGGTGCCTGTTATACTTACAAATCTGGACACCATGGGGGCAATAGAGGTCATTGAAAACTTCTTCGGAAAAAGCCATTTTCATCAACCCAAAAAGCTTTCGCACTTGGACGGCCTTCTTAAAGAACGCATGGATTTCATGCGACTGGATTCCCTGCTAGGTATAAAATGA
- a CDS encoding acetate--CoA ligase family protein yields the protein MLEKLFSPQAIALIGASAHPGKLGHEILKNLVASGFKGPIYPINPKAESVLGIESHPDIRAVKEPIDLAIIAIPADFVLDALRACGECRVGAAVVISAGFRETGHEGLLREIEMANIAKEHHMMILGPNCLGVIDTITPMNASFAASMPLKGEAAFMSQSGALCTSIIDISLSAGLGFSRFVSLGNKAHLNELDFMEAWIDDPHVKIVMGYLEGITDGARFMELSRRLTKKKPFVAIKSGSTGAGSRAVSSHTGTLAGSEKAYEAAFRQSGIIRAESITDLFDFSASLVIQPLPSGDRIAVVTNAGGPGIMAADAIERAGLRLARLSRDVMDALSMALPPAASVLNPVDVLGDALAERYRTALELVTKDPGVDALIVILTPQIMTQADETARVVVEMAKVAKKTVIACFIGDKNLKTAQKILEEGNIPNFITPERAVAVLKVMWDQKRWKDTPIHIPKQATLDRDRIRAVIEKAKNEGRAELGEAEGREIVSACGLQIPTSRLCKNPQEAVESAEEIGYPVVMKIASPDILHKTDIGGVRLDIKDAREVRDAFDLITLRAQRYMPDAEIWGCLVQKQIKGDAEVIIGMNRDPQFGPLVMFGLGGIYVEILKDISFRIAPFSKEEALEMISEIRSAGLLYGARGTRRLDIDAIAETLLKVSGLVTEFPEIVEMDINPLVVFEEGWGVMGLDVRFVLKN from the coding sequence ATGCTTGAGAAACTGTTTTCTCCACAGGCCATCGCCCTTATAGGCGCATCGGCTCACCCAGGCAAACTGGGCCATGAGATACTTAAAAATCTCGTAGCAAGCGGTTTCAAAGGCCCCATCTATCCAATCAACCCTAAAGCCGAGTCAGTCCTCGGCATCGAAAGCCACCCCGACATCAGGGCCGTCAAAGAGCCGATAGACCTTGCGATAATAGCCATACCAGCAGATTTTGTGCTCGACGCCCTCAGGGCCTGCGGCGAATGCAGGGTCGGCGCGGCGGTCGTAATATCGGCAGGCTTCAGAGAGACAGGCCATGAAGGGCTCCTTCGGGAGATTGAAATGGCAAATATCGCAAAAGAACACCATATGATGATCCTTGGTCCAAACTGTCTCGGCGTCATAGACACCATAACGCCCATGAACGCATCCTTCGCTGCATCCATGCCCCTTAAGGGAGAGGCGGCATTCATGTCCCAGTCGGGCGCCCTATGCACGTCAATAATAGACATATCTCTTTCCGCAGGTCTTGGATTTTCGAGGTTTGTTAGCCTGGGGAACAAGGCGCACCTTAATGAACTGGATTTTATGGAGGCATGGATAGATGACCCCCATGTCAAGATAGTGATGGGATATCTCGAAGGCATCACCGACGGGGCAAGGTTTATGGAGCTAAGCCGGCGCCTTACGAAAAAAAAACCATTTGTCGCTATAAAATCGGGGTCGACTGGCGCTGGATCGCGTGCGGTAAGCTCACACACAGGGACTCTTGCAGGGAGCGAAAAGGCCTATGAGGCGGCATTCAGGCAATCGGGCATCATCAGGGCCGAGTCTATCACAGACCTCTTTGACTTTTCCGCCTCCCTGGTTATACAGCCGCTACCCTCAGGGGATCGGATAGCCGTAGTGACCAATGCCGGCGGTCCTGGAATAATGGCAGCGGATGCCATCGAACGTGCAGGCCTAAGACTCGCTCGCCTGAGCAGAGATGTGATGGACGCCCTCTCCATGGCACTCCCGCCCGCGGCAAGCGTCTTGAACCCGGTTGACGTCCTTGGGGATGCCTTGGCTGAACGCTACAGAACAGCACTCGAACTAGTTACAAAAGACCCTGGAGTCGATGCACTGATCGTCATATTGACCCCTCAGATTATGACCCAGGCCGATGAAACGGCAAGGGTGGTGGTCGAGATGGCAAAGGTCGCAAAAAAAACCGTCATAGCCTGTTTCATCGGGGACAAAAACCTTAAAACTGCCCAAAAGATCCTTGAGGAAGGCAATATCCCAAACTTCATCACGCCTGAAAGGGCCGTAGCTGTCTTGAAGGTAATGTGGGACCAAAAGAGATGGAAAGACACACCTATTCACATCCCGAAACAGGCAACCCTTGACCGCGACAGGATACGCGCTGTTATAGAAAAGGCAAAAAATGAAGGCAGGGCCGAACTGGGCGAGGCTGAGGGAAGGGAGATCGTCTCAGCATGCGGACTTCAAATACCTACATCCAGGCTCTGCAAAAATCCGCAGGAGGCTGTAGAATCCGCTGAAGAGATAGGCTATCCGGTGGTCATGAAGATAGCCTCCCCCGACATACTCCATAAGACAGATATTGGCGGCGTGCGTCTTGATATAAAAGACGCCAGGGAGGTGCGCGATGCATTTGACCTTATCACGCTCCGGGCCCAGCGTTATATGCCTGACGCCGAAATATGGGGATGCCTCGTCCAGAAACAGATAAAAGGAGATGCCGAGGTCATAATCGGCATGAACCGAGATCCGCAGTTCGGACCCCTTGTGATGTTCGGACTCGGGGGTATATATGTTGAGATTCTAAAGGACATCTCATTTCGTATAGCCCCATTCTCAAAAGAAGAGGCCCTTGAGATGATCTCTGAGATACGTTCGGCAGGGCTCCTTTACGGCGCCCGCGGGACAAGACGTCTCGATATCGACGCGATAGCCGAAACACTCCTCAAGGTCTCGGGGCTCGTGACGGAGTTCCCCGAGATAGTCGAGATGGATATAAATCCGCTCGTAGTCTTCGAAGAAGGATGGGGCGTGATGGGGCTAGACGTAAGGTTCGTATTGAAGAACTGA
- the pyrF gene encoding orotidine-5'-phosphate decarboxylase translates to MAAIPNDIPLRDRLIFALDVDTPEEARSWVKLVEGQVGFYKIGLELFLAGGFDMVEWIAARGHKIFLDLKFFDVPRTVARAVRQLQGRGIEFTTVHGDSSIVKAAVDAAACAREGPKVLAVTVLTSLSDEDMLEFGFKGALDELVYKRAKSALSLGCDGVVASGLEAAMLRKRLGWNFLIVTPGIRPENSTRDDQRRVVTAKYAMANGADHIVIGRPIRDAKDPEKTVLMMQDDIQKGLASRVQRLIKQNLAGTETERQERDHA, encoded by the coding sequence ATGGCTGCGATACCAAACGATATCCCCTTGAGGGACCGTCTTATCTTTGCCCTAGATGTCGACACGCCGGAAGAGGCAAGGTCATGGGTAAAACTCGTTGAAGGGCAGGTCGGATTTTACAAAATAGGCCTGGAACTTTTCCTTGCCGGCGGATTTGACATGGTGGAATGGATAGCAGCCAGGGGTCACAAGATATTTCTGGATCTAAAATTTTTCGATGTCCCGCGAACGGTTGCGCGGGCCGTAAGACAGCTTCAGGGCAGAGGCATAGAATTTACGACTGTACACGGCGATTCCTCGATAGTAAAAGCGGCGGTGGATGCGGCAGCCTGTGCCAGGGAAGGGCCCAAGGTCCTTGCCGTCACGGTGCTGACGAGCCTCTCAGACGAAGACATGCTGGAATTCGGTTTTAAAGGGGCGCTCGATGAGCTAGTCTATAAACGTGCAAAATCCGCCTTATCGCTCGGCTGCGACGGCGTCGTGGCATCAGGCCTTGAAGCCGCTATGCTAAGAAAACGGCTTGGGTGGAATTTCCTCATCGTGACCCCTGGGATAAGGCCTGAAAATTCTACGAGAGACGATCAGAGACGCGTCGTCACTGCAAAATACGCCATGGCAAACGGGGCGGACCACATAGTCATCGGAAGGCCGATCAGGGATGCAAAAGACCCTGAAAAGACGGTCCTGATGATGCAAGACGACATACAGAAGGGACTTGCAAGCAGGGTGCAACGCCTAATAAAACAAAACCTTGCGGGCACTGAGACAGAAAGGCAAGAGAGGGACCATGCTTGA
- a CDS encoding NADH-quinone oxidoreductase subunit A: protein MMSGFETIVMYLGMSLLAIAAMLAISAALGPLRPTPNKRSTYECGVPLLDPAIKRYDVKYYLVAVLFLVFDLETVLIYPLAVRYRALAQYGWGVFFEVFIFVAVLLAGLFYAIKKRAVEWE from the coding sequence ATGATGAGTGGGTTTGAGACCATAGTCATGTATCTGGGTATGTCTTTATTGGCCATCGCGGCGATGCTTGCCATCTCTGCAGCGCTTGGTCCGTTGCGTCCAACTCCAAATAAAAGAAGCACATATGAATGCGGCGTCCCGCTTCTCGATCCGGCAATCAAGCGTTATGATGTCAAATATTATCTAGTGGCAGTGCTGTTTCTCGTATTTGATCTAGAGACAGTCCTTATATATCCCTTGGCCGTTAGATATCGCGCCCTGGCTCAATATGGCTGGGGTGTTTTTTTTGAGGTCTTCATATTTGTCGCAGTTTTGTTGGCGGGTCTTTTTTATGCCATAAAGAAACGTGCGGTGGAATGGGAATAA
- a CDS encoding NADH-quinone oxidoreductase subunit B, whose amino-acid sequence MGLQAYSGSGWILTKLEDLINWGRKRSPWPLPYGTACCGIEMMCALASGYDMARFGAERPSFSPRQADVLIEAGTITKKMVPILKRIYDQMAEPKWVIAMGACACSGGVFRTYSTLQGIDKVIPVDVYVPGCPPRPEGLLYALIKVMEKIEKDHPLRKQFDQLKLGVDNGA is encoded by the coding sequence ATGGGGCTACAGGCATACAGCGGTTCTGGGTGGATACTTACCAAGCTTGAAGATCTGATTAATTGGGGTCGCAAGAGGTCGCCGTGGCCGCTTCCTTACGGCACCGCCTGTTGCGGTATTGAGATGATGTGCGCGCTAGCCTCAGGTTATGATATGGCAAGATTCGGTGCAGAACGTCCAAGTTTTTCACCCCGCCAGGCGGATGTCCTTATAGAGGCAGGGACGATCACTAAAAAGATGGTCCCGATATTAAAAAGGATATATGACCAGATGGCTGAACCGAAGTGGGTGATAGCAATGGGGGCTTGTGCATGCAGCGGAGGCGTCTTCAGGACCTATTCCACGCTCCAAGGCATAGATAAGGTCATCCCGGTTGACGTCTATGTGCCAGGCTGCCCACCCAGACCCGAAGGTCTTTTGTACGCCCTTATTAAGGTTATGGAAAAGATCGAAAAGGACCATCCTCTCAGGAAGCAGTTTGATCAATTGAAGCTGGGGGTCGACAATGGAGCTTAA
- a CDS encoding NADH-quinone oxidoreductase subunit C, translating to MELKDMIRGCLGPLAVAIDEFRGDLSVEVPKSHIIDALRRLKDDPGLGFDFLSDLFGVDNSEIYKKKTASKKPGDEGPETPSENDMPSPPRFDVIYLLLSLKTNRRLRVKARIAEDDPVIDSVTSIWKAATWPEREVFDMYGIRFKGHPDLRRLLMWDEFPAHPLRKDYPLEGMGEERCLIYE from the coding sequence ATGGAGCTTAAAGACATGATCAGGGGGTGTCTTGGGCCATTAGCTGTGGCCATCGATGAATTTCGTGGGGATTTGAGCGTGGAGGTACCAAAGTCACACATAATAGACGCCCTCCGCCGCCTTAAGGATGACCCTGGACTTGGTTTCGATTTTTTGAGCGACCTCTTTGGTGTGGATAATTCTGAGATTTATAAGAAAAAGACCGCCTCTAAAAAACCAGGCGATGAGGGCCCAGAGACGCCTTCTGAGAATGACATGCCTTCGCCGCCACGTTTTGATGTGATCTACCTTCTGTTGTCATTAAAGACAAACAGGCGTCTGCGGGTTAAGGCGCGGATAGCTGAAGATGATCCAGTGATCGATAGTGTAACCTCCATATGGAAGGCGGCCACATGGCCGGAGCGGGAGGTGTTTGATATGTATGGTATACGCTTTAAGGGGCATCCTGACCTTAGAAGACTCCTGATGTGGGATGAGTTTCCGGCCCACCCCCTTAGAAAAGATTATCCGCTTGAGGGTATGGGGGAGGAAAGGTGCCTAATTTACGAATAA